A single window of Jiangella alkaliphila DNA harbors:
- a CDS encoding CGNR zinc finger domain-containing protein, whose amino-acid sequence MSGATTPAPGRLETVRRFVNTLDVDAATDALATPGDLVEWLTSADLLDDAGPGVGAGPAELAHAVAVREALRETLAANHDGDPIPAAALAVLNEAAGRARLTATLTARDGWRPRPSAGGVDGAIGGLLALVGDAMADGTWSRLKVCVDDTCRWAFYDESRARSGKWCSMQVCGNRAKQRAWRDRRAESST is encoded by the coding sequence ATGTCCGGAGCCACCACGCCGGCGCCCGGCCGGCTCGAGACGGTCCGGCGCTTCGTCAACACGCTCGACGTCGACGCGGCGACGGACGCGCTGGCTACGCCGGGCGACCTGGTCGAGTGGCTGACCAGCGCGGACCTGCTGGACGATGCGGGCCCAGGAGTGGGCGCCGGCCCGGCCGAGCTGGCCCACGCGGTCGCCGTCCGCGAGGCGCTGCGCGAGACGCTGGCCGCCAACCACGACGGCGACCCGATCCCGGCCGCCGCTCTCGCCGTCCTCAACGAGGCGGCCGGCCGCGCCCGGCTCACCGCGACCCTCACCGCCCGCGACGGCTGGCGGCCGCGTCCGTCGGCCGGCGGGGTCGACGGCGCGATCGGCGGGCTGCTCGCGCTGGTCGGCGACGCGATGGCGGACGGGACGTGGTCGCGGCTCAAGGTGTGCGTCGACGACACCTGCCGGTGGGCGTTCTACGACGAGTCGCGGGCGCGGTCGGGCAAGTGGTGCTCCATGCAGGTCTGCGGCAATCGGGCCAAGCAGCGGGCGTGGCGCGACCGCAGGGCAGAATCGAGTACGTGA
- a CDS encoding MFS transporter produces MTAVTASRGAWDSRDFRRLWTGSAASTFGSEVAELAVPLLAIGVLAATPGELGALRTAQFLPFLLATLPLGLLVDRRRRLPLMIGADVGRFALILVIPIAVWAGFAQIELLYGVMFLAGVLTVLYQVADFAFVPEIVTPHQLVDANGKLAAAQSANEIGARGFGGLLVQAASGPVAMLVNALTYLVSALSLRGIAVVETARPPASSRPSWAEVTAGLREALRNRFIRSLLGEATTFNLFNEVFILGLMLFTVREVGLSPVQLGIVFTAGGVGSFLGAWFGSRVTGRFGYGRVLLITLVLGNTAPALVALTGTDVVGVLVLFCAVFVVMGVGIGIANVHAVTLRQAALPESLRGRVNAAYRLISWGAIPVGASLGGVLAGVTDGRTAMVAGAFGMALATLWVAFSPVRRLASIDEAARLSRTG; encoded by the coding sequence ATGACAGCGGTTACGGCTAGTCGAGGCGCCTGGGACAGCCGCGACTTCCGCCGGCTCTGGACCGGCTCGGCGGCGTCGACGTTCGGCTCCGAGGTCGCGGAGCTGGCCGTGCCGCTGCTGGCGATCGGCGTGCTGGCGGCGACGCCGGGCGAGCTGGGCGCGTTGCGGACGGCCCAGTTCCTGCCGTTCCTGCTGGCCACACTGCCGCTCGGGCTGCTGGTGGACCGTCGGCGCCGGCTGCCGCTGATGATCGGCGCCGACGTCGGCCGGTTCGCGCTGATCCTCGTCATCCCGATCGCGGTCTGGGCCGGATTCGCGCAGATCGAGCTGCTATACGGAGTGATGTTCCTGGCCGGCGTACTGACGGTGCTGTACCAGGTCGCGGACTTCGCGTTCGTGCCGGAGATCGTGACGCCGCACCAGCTGGTCGACGCGAACGGGAAACTGGCGGCGGCGCAGTCGGCGAACGAGATCGGCGCCCGCGGCTTCGGCGGGCTGCTCGTGCAGGCGGCCTCGGGGCCGGTCGCGATGCTGGTCAACGCGCTGACGTACCTGGTGTCGGCGCTCAGCCTGCGCGGCATCGCGGTCGTCGAGACGGCCCGCCCGCCGGCGTCGTCCCGCCCGTCGTGGGCCGAGGTGACGGCGGGGCTGCGCGAGGCGCTGCGCAACCGGTTCATCCGCTCCCTGCTCGGCGAGGCGACCACGTTCAACCTGTTCAACGAGGTCTTCATCCTCGGGCTGATGCTGTTCACGGTGCGCGAGGTCGGGCTCAGTCCGGTGCAGCTCGGCATCGTGTTCACCGCGGGCGGGGTCGGCTCGTTCCTCGGCGCCTGGTTCGGGTCGCGGGTGACCGGCCGGTTCGGCTACGGGCGGGTGCTGCTGATCACGCTGGTGCTCGGCAACACCGCGCCCGCGCTGGTCGCACTGACCGGCACTGACGTCGTCGGGGTCCTGGTGCTGTTCTGCGCGGTGTTCGTGGTGATGGGCGTCGGGATCGGCATCGCCAATGTGCACGCGGTGACGTTGCGCCAGGCGGCGCTGCCGGAGTCGCTACGTGGCCGGGTGAACGCGGCGTACCGGCTGATCTCGTGGGGCGCGATCCCGGTGGGCGCGTCGCTCGGCGGCGTGCTGGCCGGCGTCACGGACGGGCGGACGGCGATGGTGGCCGGCGCGTTCGGCATGGCCTTGGCGACGCTGTGGGTGGCGTTCTCGCCGGTGCGCCGGCTCGCGTCGATCGACGAGGCCGCCCGGCTGTCGCGGACCGGCTGA